In Wolinella succinogenes DSM 1740, a single genomic region encodes these proteins:
- a CDS encoding AAA domain-containing protein: MAWTLIDSSRRYYDFLEQNGRGLEEIPLLRVVPSPAGVILEVKSKVLSTENLLLRALEEEWRIGEEELVAESFDEKRGLLSLECSPGLAAHLQRAQGLRLFSDLKFLVKNVERFYLNHEEELILPRPSPLLIPPPIERLSGEQQKAVETIFAHPLSYVWGAPGTGKTRGVLFESLLWTLGQGVRAILLAPTNNALEQALLALLPQFDELGMERANVLRLGTPSARFLELYPEVCDPLSVRDKEATLFDFGSHKKSPKERMEEALVLAMTVDNFIKRFETLPLSGKKHLFLDEAAFTPLIKAITLCAAQAPLTMLGDHKQLPPVCEAPEREMRGENRTLKAWHYSALHLESYMRQGEAIFEVSDPLLLPPLVTTQMVCLSRSHRYGENLTRLLDEHIYQMGLTGLEKKTELYYIDSGAGERVDSKGYSSPMEAKAMRGLVGELLRSEADFGIITPFVLQKKAILEHHPELRGKERVMTIHGSQGQEFETVILSPVTLHYHLTNSKNPAALHALNVAVSRAKGRIVLVCDYAFWMKQKGQFLSALLRECEPLGQIKAPKL; the protein is encoded by the coding sequence TTGGCTTGGACGCTCATTGATTCATCGCGGCGTTATTATGATTTTTTGGAGCAGAATGGGCGCGGGCTAGAGGAGATTCCCCTGCTTAGAGTCGTGCCCTCCCCAGCAGGGGTGATTTTAGAGGTCAAATCCAAGGTGCTAAGCACTGAAAATCTGCTACTGCGCGCTTTGGAAGAGGAGTGGAGAATCGGTGAAGAGGAGCTGGTGGCGGAGAGTTTTGATGAAAAGAGAGGACTCCTCAGTCTTGAATGCTCCCCAGGGCTAGCCGCTCACCTCCAAAGAGCGCAAGGGCTTAGGCTCTTTAGTGATCTGAAATTTTTAGTGAAAAATGTCGAGCGATTCTATCTCAATCACGAAGAGGAGCTGATTCTTCCTCGCCCCTCGCCCCTCTTGATTCCTCCTCCTATTGAGCGTTTATCAGGCGAGCAGCAAAAAGCGGTAGAGACGATTTTTGCCCATCCTTTGAGCTATGTTTGGGGAGCTCCTGGCACAGGGAAGACTCGTGGAGTGCTTTTTGAATCGCTTCTTTGGACGCTAGGGCAGGGGGTGAGGGCGATTCTTCTAGCCCCCACGAACAATGCCTTAGAGCAAGCGCTTTTAGCGCTTTTGCCTCAATTTGATGAGCTGGGCATGGAGCGCGCCAATGTACTCCGTCTAGGCACGCCTTCTGCACGATTTTTGGAGCTTTATCCTGAGGTGTGTGACCCTTTGAGCGTGCGCGATAAAGAGGCGACTCTTTTTGATTTTGGGTCACATAAAAAGAGTCCAAAAGAGCGCATGGAAGAGGCGTTGGTGCTAGCTATGACGGTGGATAACTTTATTAAGCGCTTCGAGACCCTTCCCTTGAGTGGAAAGAAGCACCTCTTTTTGGATGAAGCGGCCTTCACACCGCTTATCAAAGCTATCACTCTCTGCGCTGCTCAAGCGCCCCTAACCATGCTAGGGGATCATAAGCAGCTTCCACCTGTCTGTGAGGCACCAGAGCGCGAAATGAGAGGAGAGAATCGAACTCTCAAAGCGTGGCACTACTCCGCCCTCCACCTAGAATCCTACATGAGGCAAGGAGAGGCGATTTTTGAGGTTTCCGATCCGCTTCTTTTGCCCCCCCTTGTGACCACCCAAATGGTCTGCTTGAGCCGTTCTCATCGCTATGGAGAGAATCTTACGCGCCTTTTAGATGAGCACATCTATCAAATGGGACTCACAGGGCTCGAGAAAAAAACGGAGCTTTATTACATCGACAGCGGAGCAGGTGAAAGGGTCGATTCCAAAGGTTATTCTAGTCCTATGGAGGCCAAAGCCATGAGGGGGTTGGTCGGGGAGCTCTTAAGGAGCGAGGCCGACTTTGGAATCATTACTCCTTTTGTGCTTCAAAAAAAAGCGATTTTGGAGCACCACCCCGAGTTGAGGGGCAAGGAGCGAGTAATGACGATCCACGGGAGTCAGGGGCAGGAGTTTGAGACGGTGATTCTCTCTCCGGTCACGCTTCACTACCACTTGACCAACTCCAAGAATCCCGCTGCGCTTCATGCGCTCAATGTGGCGGTGAGTCGAGCCAAGGGGCGAATCGTGCTGGTTTGTGATTATGCCTTTTGGATGAAGCAAAAAGGGCAGTTTTTAAGTGCGCTTTTGCGCGAGTGTGAGCCTTTGGGTCAAATCAAAGCTCCAAAATTATAA